TAGGTTAaagttcaatatatttttttttcttaattcagtTTAGCTGGAATGAAACAAtccaacatattttaaaaaagattttaacacCAAAGATATCAGGATATGTTCatagaataaaacaaaacattgaatttGAGTAATTTAATATGATATGATTAAGCATTATTctaaggaaaataattttttctttcaacaaGGCAAATAGTGTCCGGAGAAAGCTTATCATAAAAATTCGCGTCCAGAAAGTCCAAACGCATAGAAAAATTAACTGGTAATGTTTGTATTTCTGTgtactatattttattattttaactgAGTATATAGCTTACCAAATATGGTTCGATTGAGTGCACACACTTCCAAAGTAGCATTCATCCAGGCATTGATCACACAATGGTATTGAAAGCGATGATCCCCTTTGCTTCTTATAGTATGTAAACAGTTGTTGTCTATGGATTCACACTTCATACTTTTGGCGGCATTTTCCCATGATGACAAATCTGATGGGCATCGCGTAACAATTCTTACTGTCATGGCTGACTCTTCACAAGAAGTCAACGCTAACACCTTTTGATAAataagatatgtacatgtacaattaaccGTATTCTTTCTCTGTATAGACAGTAGTTGTGTGTATGATAAAGCTTGAGATTTGCCCCAAACAAGTGAATAAAATCAGtgcttttacaaaatatcttctccatgaaataaatcatatcttaaacatACATGCCTTCTCCCTCAGTATTGTGCCAAAGTGAACTCAAGAATCAATATTTGACGAAATTGTAAATTTCTGGACTTTTAAGTTTtcgattaattttttaatttgtttaatctcacaaattcaaaattatttgattaaattttgaaattaatacagtttttttgttaaaactaaCACGCACGTAGCATCGTTCCGAAATTAGTTACCGTTAGTAGAAATTGACAAGCAATGAAAATGgaaacttttaatttcattgaacCTAGAAAGGGGAATGGCACTAATTTTACAAAGCCTTACATTCCTCATCCAAGGATGGAGACGGGTTGCCAGTTCTCtgttcaaaaattttataaattaaaattttatcttaGTGTATCTTCAGTCTGCGTCAACGTTGATCCCCCCTTCcccatttgtacatgtacttgtacagaAATCATCctgttgcaaaaaaaaaactacaacaaattaaaattgtcaACTGACATTTGGACATTTACCTCAGCGTTCATGTATATGTTCATCATAAACAGTAGTAACACGATCGTTGCCATGTCTTCCATCATTTTACTGGGGCAATAAAGTGTTAAAAgctgaaaatattgaaaataatctttactaattaaattattttacaaaagagATACCCAATGTATAGTCATATGCATCTAAACTTGATTAAGTTAGTTTACTCTTTATTAACCACGAAGCGTAATTAAACTGTTTCATGCAACCCAATTTCATgttcaattaaaatattcaacattatCGAATAGGAGATAAACAATATGattgaaatcaaaattagaTTTTTGATCCCCTCCAACATATTTGTTGTCGCTAAAAAGGGTTTTAAGACATCCTTTACATGGTTATGTCTTTGTGAAGGGTTATCGAATTCGTCGCAGCATATAAAATCCATTCTTACAGCTTTGCaattattgatttaataaaatactgaatttcaaacaaattgaaGCATTAGATTACGTGaccatataaaatgatatatatttacagtaattttaatgtttactaaTAAAACTGTCGACAAAAGGCAGTTTCCCTTTCAAAGGGGCGTTTCGTTTACTTTGAATAGCAATAGTGGGgaattgaaatatgtttatCGTGTGGACTTATAAGGAACACATTCCATGTGTTGTATATGACAAGTAATACATGGATACAAAAAGTATTACCGTGTGAACCTGCTTTTAGacctttataaaaatgttttatttttatttacatgtaaccacTGATTATTCAATAAATTCAGGAAAACTAGAACATCAACAAGTAAATGTATTGAGCTCTGTATCTATAAAATGTAATGAGGCGATATTTTTTGTCGTGATTACATCAAGAGAATACATTGCATCATAGTATTAAAAGGGTACTGTTATTAAAGagatctgtttatttttattaaagaaatctgtttatttttattaaagaaagcTGTTCAttagtttttaataaaagtgACAGTACCCATAAAACTCAACCAAACACGAGAGTagaccccaactaaaccctctGTTTACTTTCGGGGTTTTCTTGGGTTTAAGTcgtgttttttgaaaaattgtgtcCATGGGGTTTTTCATTTGGTCCATTTTGGGGTTTTCTTTgggtttacatttacattttggGTTTTCATTTAGCGACCACTTTATGCAATAAAGTGTGCCGAATCAGACCCAGCATTAACAGATATTCTTACTACCTGTAACTCCTGTCCCTTGCATATTCCATATTCACCTGTAGGGTCTGCTTTCAGATATATACTTCTGATCGTAGTGTAGCGGATAGTGGATGGAATATTTCACTTGTGGATACAAGCATCAAATTTTGCATGAAGGTTCCTTGAACATTACTTGATCAAAAAATATCGTTGGCCATTCAAGTTTTGGTCATTTTCAAAATGGCCGCCTCTTATTTCAAACTGGCGtcttttttcataatgttttcatgatattttaaatatttctgggtaatgtttttattttctgtgaaattatgaagaagaatttgttgtatgatataatttgattttcatttcacATATTCACCTGTAGGGTCTGCTTTCAGATATATACTTCTGATTGTAGTGTAGCGGATAGTGGATGGAATATTTCACTTGTGGATACAAGCATCAAATTTTGCATGAAGGTTCCTTGAACATTACTTGATCAAAAAATATCGTTGGCCATTCAAGTTTTGGTCATTTTCAAAATGGCCGCctcttatttcaaaatggcgtcttttttcataatgttttcatgatattttaaatatttctgggtaatgtttttattttctgtgaaattatgaagaagaatttgttgtatgatataatttgattttcatttcacATATTCACCTGTAGGGTCTGCTTTCAGATATATACTTCTGATAGTAGTGTAGCGGATAGTGGATGGAATATTTCACTTGTGGATACAAGCATCAAATTTTGCATGAAGGTTCCTTGAACATTACTTGATCAAAAAATATCGTTGGCCATTCAAGTTTTGGTCATTTTCAAAATGGCCGCctcttatttcaaaatggcgtcttttttcataatgttttcatgatattttaaatatttctgggtaatgtttttattttctgtgaaattatgaagaaaaatttgttgtatgatataatttgattttcatttcatatatgaaCACTCTGCGCATGCGTTTAAAAAGATGCTGCAGCTCATTTTTGAATGTACATGATCTAATCGTCTAAGCAGTTGCACTGAAAAGAGCAGTGCAAAATAATTCGGACTTGAAACATTTGCATTCCCCAGAACAACTGATATTACATCAACATTCCAGTAGTTCTTAACATGAAGCCGCCACTGGTGGTAAGGATGTCCAGTGTGAAATCTGAAAACCGTAATCTTTATCCCAACCCCATCTGGAAGGGGATGGTGAGTTTTGTCATTTGTATAGTGACTGAACCAATGTATGTTTAGCTTGCAATACAGATCTCTTAATATGATCTACAAGAGCAGCTTCTGAGGGATCGAGGGGTGCTATTGTACGGACGCTGCTTACGAGCAAAGAGGTCAAGGCGCGTGTCATTTACTCTATTGGCAGTGCTAGACCGAACGTACAAGATGAGTACAAATTGATTATATGTTCTGTCACACAGTCACATGGAGAACTTAAGAATCCGAATACCTCTGCAATGCTCTCAAACACATTTCAGCCTGCCATGCTCTCATTTTACATGTCCCATCAAATTCGGTCTCTGTATCACAATCCGTGAATGCATGAAAGAATTAAAGTGCTTTTGATCTTGGACCCACTGATCAAACATTATCATGAATTGGTATCGATCGCAAATTCCTGCCCTTTCACCCATAACTCATCAACTTTCAAATCATCAAAAACTCCCAcaccaataacaacaacaatctGTATCCGAACTTGATTTGATACTACCCAAGACTGCATGTTTTGTATGTAGGAACATACAAGTGTCAGATTCTTCATGGTTTCAAGATAATACAAAGTCTGTATACATAGCTCTGTTACTGACAACATTTTTTCCTTTGTTACAACTATAGTAGTTTCTGTCGTTATAGTTACAGATACGATTTTGTTTCCTAAAAACCCAATAGATCCGTTTTTTCTCGATACACCGAAGAAAAGAGTTCCAAGTCTACTGTTTCCAGTTACCTACCCTCTAGATTCTTTGACAATTAGCAATATCGCATCATCATCACcttttacaattacatgtacactgttCTGCTCATTGGCTTGTGCAATGGCTATGCTTGAAAAATTCAGTGATTCAGTTTTTCTAATGGTAGAGTTTCCAAACAAAAAGCTGATTCTTCAAATACATAGTAAGCAAATTAAGAAGATAACTGTAGCCTGTTATCTAGACTTTTATTTCCTGTCAGAGCATTGTGATTTCAAGAATTTTTGGAATATGAAACCAGAAATTCCCCCCTCGCTCTCTCAAAATGTTTTTTCGAATACTTGTGTGAAATCTCAGTCGATGCCTATTTTGGAAGCTAGTCAAGAATTGCCAAACAGTGTACCGACAGTTCCCTCACTTGTTATTGACGGCCCATCATTATAGTCAATTCAAAACAAACGAACAATGTCAAACCTTTGACATTATCCTAGCGCACTTCGCTTGTGCAAGGCTATTGTCTTCGATGTTTACAAAGATGATAACCATAAAGGTGAAAGTAGAAGAAAACGAGGCATAAGATCTAGACGGAAGATAACTAGAAACACTAGACCTCCAAACTCTTGGAACCCTTTTTTTCGGTATAACGAGAACAAAACAAGACCATCTGGATTTAAGCAGACAAAATCGTATCTGCTACTATTACCACAGAAACTACTATATTTATAACAAAGGAAAACATGCAAATCAATGCAAAATGCAAAACATGCAGCCTTGGGTACTATCAATTCAATCATCACAGTAAGTTCGGATACaggttgttgttgtttttggtgtGGTTGTTTTTGATGATTAAAAAGTTGATGAGTTATGGGTAACATTTGGAAAGGGCAAGGATTTGCAATGGATACCAGTTCATGACATTGTTGGATCACTGGGTCCAAGATCAAAGCATTGTCATTCTGTCATACATTCACGGACTGGGATACAGAGTTCGCATTTTTTTGAGACAGGTAAAATGGCAGAATGGCAGGCTGAAATGTGTTTGAGAACGTAACAGAGGAACTCAGATTCTTAAGTTCTCCTTGTGACAGTGTGACAGaacatataattaataaactAGAAGAATTTGTACACATCATGTACGTTCGGTCTAGCACTTCCAATAGAGTAAATGACACGCGCATTGGCCTCTTTGCTCGTAAGCAGCTTCCATACAATTGCATCCCTCGATCCCTCAAGAGCTGCTCTTGTAGACCATATTAAGAGATCTGTATTGCAAACTGGACATACTATCACCGTGTGAAATGTTCCCCTTGGACATGAAACATTTTCCCCTGTCATTGGCGTTGAGTGACTTTGATCTGGACACCCTTAATTGACTCACAGTTTATCTGAGTAATCCGTTAATTGAAGTAACTCTATTATtctcttttgttaaaaatgttttgttatctaTATGTAATTGTTGGCCATGTTTAATTATTTGGCAGTTGGAGAGCGACGGTCAAGGCGATCGTCCACCGACTCCCGATATCGCGGAATATTGAAATAAGTTGCggagttttaataaatcttgtaaaacGAATACCGACCGACTTGTGCATTTTCCATGGGTCACAATACATTGGGTCAGTTACTATGTAAGTAAAAAACCACAGCATCCCCTTCCAGACAGGGTTCGGATAAGCTTGCGGTTTTTCGGTTTCACACGGGACATCCTTATCATCAATTGCGGCTTCAGTTCAAAAACTACTGAAATGTTCATGTAATATTAATTGTTCTGGGGAATGCAAATGTTTCAAGTCCGAATTATTTTGCACTGCTCTTTGCAGTGCAACTGCTTAGACGATTAGATCATACCCATTCAAGAATGAGCTGCAGCATCTTTTTAAACGCATGCGCAGAGTGTTcatatatgaaatgaacatcaaattatatcatacaacaaattcttcttcataatttcacagaaaataaaaacattacccagaaatatttaaaatatcatgaaaacattatgaaaaaagaCGCCATTTTGAAATTAGAGGCGGCCATCTTGAAAATGACTAAAACTTGAATGGCCAACGATATGTTTTGATCGAGTAATGTTCAAGGAACCTTCatgcaaaatttggtgcttgtATCCACAAGTGAAATATCTTGCTGAAATATTGACCTAAGCCGCTACActatcggggtttactctctgtgtcctaTCTGGgattactttgggtttactgtGGGTTAAGGCTGGGTTTACTCTTGGTCCACTCTACTATACCTGGAGTAATCACAGAATGAACCCCGAAAATAAACTCAGGGTTTAGTTGGGTTTTACTTACTGTGAGGATAGGTCTGAGCGGTCTGACGAAAAAATCACATCTAAAGTTTTAAGGTAGAATTAGGGATGACAATCGATTGCAGAATTGCTAAACGGttaattgaaatttgtttacataatctttttattaaaaaaaactttggcCAGAAGAAGTtgatacttgtgtggaagtatccttatataatgtagattcaaagttgtgaaaatcatgattctTGGGGGTAAGGTGGGCCATAATGGggttaaaattttataagagaaaaatcataaaaaatccGCTTCTCAAAACCTATTTGGTCAGAAAAGGGTGGGGAGGCCCTTAGAAGGAAGGAggataatatttacatttggaagatatagagaaaaatcttttaaaaaattagtttataAATCTGAAACAACAAATGAATCACAATGTTAAAGTCAAGAATATCAAATTTGactgaatataaaaaatgtaaaagaaaaactatatatattataaattttggaaaaataccAAAGTTTGGTGCGTCCAGATATTAATCTAAGAACAGAGGCGTATACAGCAAGCAAGTAGCACCATTTTGAAAGTAAGGAACCGTTAAAATCCCGTATTATGACAAGAAAAAATGATCTCACTTGACTAAGCTTAAAGGGAGGGAGGGGTAgcattaattttacaaaaccGCAACATTTCTAATCCGGGAGGATAGGATGCCAattgtttataataaatttcatatatgcatatcaactttaaaaaagttaatagTAGTAGTTTTCAGCTTCAAAACTTCATACACATGGCCTgggggccataaaagttagacaagctcacttttgatctcagtctcacttttaccaAAGGAACATGTAGTgaaaaagtgagactgagatcaaaagtgagcttgtctaacttttatggcccccAGGCATGAAGTATGAAGAGTTAGATTATTTATATGTATGAACATGTTtgtgcaaattaaaaataatagaaaataaattgTTGCTGAGACTGATGCAATGAAACAGCTTGCACAGTTGAAATacattacgaaaattttcactcatttttaaaggaatgaaTTGAACTACCAGATCAGTACTCACATTAACTGGGTATTGGCAGTTTCCGctttaaattttggaaagtGGTCGAAaccaatttctttttaaatgaaatttttaacatatatggGATAATCGAAAAGTTCAAGTCAACAATTTAATAACATTAGattaataatcattaaaaataaagatagttaaagatttatatattttgatgaattaaaattattaatttcaaacaacatcAATTATTCAAGTATATAATGTTATGAATAGTATTCTATTAAGTAACCTATATTTATCctaataatatttacaaaacacGAAAATTACCGTTACCAAGCTTAAATCCACCAGCCTGAGTCATATGACATGTGATAGAGGAAATTTGTACGCATTTGTGTAGGAAGAAATGGAACCGTCCGCTCAATACTCACATactcttggaaattttttttggcagtttCCACTTTATAAATCGAGATGTGCAAACTGTTCCAATTAACccaagttcttttttaaatctaaaacatttaagaaatacttGAAAAGTTAACAATATGA
The window above is part of the Magallana gigas chromosome 10, xbMagGiga1.1, whole genome shotgun sequence genome. Proteins encoded here:
- the LOC136269593 gene encoding uncharacterized protein produces the protein MMEDMATIVLLLFMMNIYMNAEVLALTSCEESAMTVRIVTRCPSDLSSWENAAKSMKCESIDNNCLHTIRSKGDHRFQYHCVINAWMNATLEVCALNRTIFGYCTEYNVMGRVIQENDNADCTTHDPPCPAIYNSAEAYKYQTCYDLVRKNRQKTENMDTDSQNPDLRSNSVRHS